One region of Bacteroidota bacterium genomic DNA includes:
- the rpsO gene encoding 30S ribosomal protein S15: MKLNSEAKTSIFKKFGGSEKNTGSTEAQIALFTERISFMTQHLQVAKKDYSTQRALINLVGKRRSLLDYLQKKDIERYRKILTDLNIRK; the protein is encoded by the coding sequence ATGAAGCTGAACAGTGAAGCAAAAACCTCAATTTTTAAAAAATTCGGAGGTTCAGAAAAGAATACAGGATCTACAGAGGCTCAAATCGCCTTATTTACTGAACGTATTTCCTTTATGACTCAACACCTGCAGGTGGCTAAAAAGGATTATTCAACTCAACGCGCGTTGATTAACCTGGTCGGAAAACGCCGTAGCTTACTCGATTATCTTCAAAAGAAAGATATCGAGCGTTACCGCAAAATCCTGACTGATCTCAATATCCGTAAATAA
- a CDS encoding class I fructose-bisphosphate aldolase — protein MSYSKIVELLGAGADGLLKHECKTVKKENLHLPGPDFTDRIFAPSNRSNQVMRSLHQLYNHGRLSGSGYMSILPVDQGIEHSAGASFAPNPIYFDPENIVKLAIEGGCNAVASTYGVLASVSRKYAHKIPFIVKINHNEFLSYPNKYDQIMFGSIQEAWNMGATAVGATIYFGSDESTRQIQEVSQAFEIAHELGMATILWCYLRNSGFKKDGKDYHTSADLTGQANHLGVTIQADIIKQKLPTNNGGYTALSFGKTHPKVYSELSSDHPIDLCRYQVLNCYMGRAGLINSGGESKGASDMSEAVTTAVINKRAGGQGLISGRKAFQKPMNEGVQLLNTIQDVYLAKEITIA, from the coding sequence ATGTCCTATTCGAAAATTGTTGAATTACTCGGTGCCGGTGCCGATGGCTTACTGAAGCACGAATGTAAAACCGTAAAAAAGGAAAATCTGCACCTTCCCGGTCCGGATTTCACCGACAGAATCTTTGCTCCGTCTAACCGCTCTAACCAGGTGATGCGTAGTCTGCATCAATTATACAATCACGGTCGCCTCTCCGGTAGTGGTTACATGTCTATTCTTCCCGTAGATCAGGGGATTGAACACTCCGCGGGTGCTTCTTTTGCCCCCAACCCGATCTATTTTGATCCTGAAAACATCGTGAAACTGGCCATTGAAGGCGGTTGCAACGCCGTTGCCTCCACCTATGGTGTACTTGCTTCAGTTTCCCGCAAATACGCGCACAAAATTCCGTTCATCGTGAAAATCAATCACAATGAATTCCTCAGCTATCCCAACAAATACGACCAGATTATGTTCGGTTCGATCCAGGAAGCCTGGAACATGGGAGCTACAGCTGTTGGCGCGACAATTTATTTTGGTTCCGATGAATCTACCCGTCAGATCCAGGAAGTGAGTCAGGCTTTTGAAATCGCGCACGAACTGGGAATGGCTACAATCCTCTGGTGCTACCTTAGAAACAGTGGTTTCAAAAAAGACGGCAAAGATTACCACACCTCAGCAGATCTCACCGGACAAGCCAATCACCTCGGAGTAACCATCCAGGCGGATATCATCAAACAAAAATTACCAACGAATAATGGCGGTTACACCGCTTTGAGTTTTGGTAAAACACATCCAAAAGTTTATTCCGAACTCAGCTCTGATCACCCGATTGATTTGTGTCGTTACCAGGTACTAAATTGCTACATGGGCCGCGCCGGATTGATCAACAGCGGCGGAGAATCCAAAGGAGCAAGCGATATGAGCGAAGCGGTAACAACCGCGGTGATCAACAAACGCGCGGGCGGACAAGGACTCATCTCCGGAAGAAAAGCATTCCAGAAACCGATGAACGAAGGCGTACAATTACTGAATACCATTCAGGATGTGTACCTCGCAAAGGAAATTACGATCGCTTAA